Proteins encoded in a region of the Balaenoptera ricei isolate mBalRic1 chromosome 19, mBalRic1.hap2, whole genome shotgun sequence genome:
- the IRX3 gene encoding iroquois-class homeodomain protein IRX-3, which yields MSFPQLGYQYIRPLYPPERPGAAAGGGSAGARGGPGVGASELAASGSLSNVLSSVYGAPYAAAAAAAAAAQGYGAFLPYAAELPIFPQLGTQYELKDSPGVQHPAAATAFPHPHPAFYPYGQYQFGDPSRPKNATRESTSTLKAWLNEHRKNPYPTKGEKIMLAIITKMTLTQVSTWFANARRRLKKENKMTWAPRSRTDEEGNAYGSEREEEDEEEDEEDSKRELELEEEELGGEEEDTGGEGLADDDEDEEIDLENLDGAAAGPELALTGAAHRDGDLGLEPISDSKNSDSDDSSEGLEERPLPVLSLAPVPPPMAATPPSPPSPSAGLDPCAPAPAPASALQKPKIWSLAETATSPDNPRRSPPGAGGSPPGAAVAPPALQLSPAAAAAAQRLVSAPLGKFSAWTNRPFPGPPPGPRPHPHPLSLLGSAPPHLLGLPGAAGHPAAAAAAAFARPAEPEGGTDRCSALEVEKKLLKTAFQPVPRRPQNHLDAALVLSALSSS from the exons ATGTCCTTCCCCCAGCTCGGATATCAGTACATCCGCCCGCTCTACCCACCCGAGCGCCCGGGGGCCGCCGCCGGCGGTGGTAGCGCTGGGGCCCGGGGCGGCCCGGGAGTCGGAGCCTCAGAGCTGGCTGCCTCGGGGTCCCTGTCCAACGTACTCTCGTCCGTGTACGGGGCGCCCTATGccgcggcggcagcggcagccgCAGCCGCCCAAGGCTACGGCGCCTTCCTGCCCTACGCGGCCGAGCTGCCCATCTTCCCGCAGCTG GGCACGCAGTATGAGCTGAAGGACAGCCCGGGGGTGCAGCATCCGGCCGCGGCCACCGCGTTTCCTCACCCGCACCCCGCCTTCTACCCGTACGGCCAGTACCAGTTCGGGGACCCGTCCCGTCCCAAGAACGCCACCCGGGAGAGCACGAGCACGCTCAAGGCCTGGCTCAACGAGCACCGCAAGAACCCCTACCCCACCAAGGGCGAGAAGATCATGCTGGCCATCATCACCAAGATGACTCTCACTCAGGTGTCCACCTGGTTCGCCAACGCGCGCCGGCGCCTCAAGAAAGAGAACAAGATGACTTGGGCGCCCCGCAGCCGCACGGACGAGGAGGGCAACGCTTACGGGAGCGAGCGAGAGGAGGAAGACGAGGAAGAGGATGAAGAAGACAGCAAACGCGaactggagctggaggaggaggagctcgggggggaggaggaggacacCGGGGGCGAGGGCCTGGCTGACGACGATGAGGACGAGGAGATCGATTTGGAGAACTTAGACGGCGCGGCCGCGGGGCCCGAGCTGGCCCTGACTGGCGCGGCGCACAGGGACGGCGACCTCGGCCTGGAACCCATCTCAGACTCCAAGAATAGCGACTCCGACGACAGTTCCGAGGGCTTGGAGGAGCGTCCACTGCCTGTCCTGAGTCTGGCCCCAGTGCCACCGCCAATGGCCGCGACTCCGCCATCCCCGCCCTCGCCCTCAGCGGGCCTGGACCCCTGCGCTCCCGCACCAGCGCCCGCCTCGGCCCTGCAAAAACCCAAGATCTGGTCCCTGGCCGAGACGGCCACAAGCCCGGACAACCCGCGCCGCTCGCCTCCGGGCGCGGGGGGTTCTCCCCCCGGGGCAGCCGTCGCGCCCCCAGCCCTGCAGCTCtctccggccgccgccgccgcggctcAGAGACTCGTCTCGGCGCCGCTGGGCAAGTTCTCCGCTTGGACCAACCGGCCGTTCCCAGGCCCGCCGCCCGGCCCACGCCCGCACCCGCACCCGCTCTCCCTGCTGGGCTCGGCCCCTCCACACCTGCTGGGACTTCCCGGAGCCGCAGGCcacccggccgccgccgccgccgccgccttcgCTCGGCCGGCGGAGCCCGAGGGCGGAACAG ATCGTTGTAGTGCCTTGGAAGTGGAGAAAAAGTTACTCAAGACAGCTTTCCAGCCCGTGCCCAGGCG GCCCCAGAACCACCTGGACGCCGCTCTGGTTTTATCGGCTCTCTCCTCAtcctag